The Triticum aestivum cultivar Chinese Spring chromosome 7B, IWGSC CS RefSeq v2.1, whole genome shotgun sequence genome window below encodes:
- the LOC123157395 gene encoding protein FAR1-RELATED SEQUENCE 5 encodes MEFSSSEDHELIEDFMDVEDDTSTADVDQPTGVMASHIHCIDPSEGSMSTAGNELLPAADELGKNAEPYLGMEFVSDAAARAFYNAYALGLGFGIRVARSRSERRKGSEVLVMKRFVCMKEGHHKKKDVESSNKKKRKRLSIRDGCPAMMEVVRRGPEKWVITKLVLEHTHVIVSPDKVREVQLLRLSGKEHADQLQEVRRNVFGDTGASGLFTYLMRRQSENSGFFYNVQVDSGNCLRNAVWVDARSKMSYKYFGDAVYFDTTYTQNENMLPFAAFTGMNHHGDCVVFGCALILDKTESSYAWIFETWLTAMDKRLPFSFTTDEGKTMTETVAKVFPQCFHRLCRWRVLSKCRKKLSDAYMRFPELHNELKRCVNECDTMPVFDMFWGSILDKYGLRENTWLQSLFEARHKWVPAYLTGSFFAELSLTRRAETISRFYRNNFSTRAPLLSFITTFDQHIDRLYMNEAQKDLASFPPEQLLKTNSILEKQAASIYTRVAFEFFQTELIESLHHYAVKVQESPYEAKYYVERDGDPPTRHTVVYNVAEKKAWCDCCRFAFSAILCRHVLGVFILADIDMIPEPCITKRWTKKAKTGPVFVGRILVDEIRHADSVTSRFSDLVRDAMRCGEKGALSEGSFKFAKEVLHKAYREIDKLTKAGPQQVGNR; translated from the coding sequence ATGGAGTTCTCATCAAGTGAAGACCATGAACTTATTGAAGATTTCATGGATGTTGAGGATGATACAAGCACCGCTGATGTTGATCAACCAACTGGTGTGATGGCTTCCCATATTCATTGCATCGATCCTTCTGAGGGATCCATGTCAACTGCTGGAAACGAGTTGCTTCCGGCAGCTGACGAGCTGGGCAAAAATGCTGAACCATACTTGGGCATGGAATTTGTGTCTGATGCAGCTGCACGTGCATTCTACAATGCGTATGCGCTAGGCCTTGGGTTTGGCATCCGTGTTGCCCGGTCCCGCAGTGAGAGGCGAAAAGGTTCTGAGGTACTCGTCATGAAGCGTTTTGTGTGCATGAAAGAGGGACATCACAAGAAGAAGGATGTTGAATCTAGCAACAAGAAAAAGAGGAAACGCCTCTCTATACGGGATGGTTGCCCAGCAATGATGGAGGTGGTGAGGAGGGGCCCAGAAAAGTGGGTCATCACGAAGTTGGTGCTCGAGCACACTCATGTCATTGTTAGCCCAGACAAGGTGCGGGAGGTCCAGCTCCTTCGTCTCTCTGGGAAGGAGCACGCAGACCAATTGCAGGAGGTGCGGAGGAATGTGTTTGGAGACACAGGTGCATCTGGTCTCTTCACCTACTTAATGAGAAGGCAGTCGGAGAACTCTGGTTTCTTCTACAACGTACAAGTTGACAGTGGAAACTGTTTGAGGAATGCAGTTTGGGTTGATGCAAGATCTAAAATGTCCTACAAGTACTTTGGAGATGCTGTTTACTTCGACACTACTTATACTCAAAACGAAAACATGTTGCCTTTTGCAGCTTTCACAGGCATGAATCACCATGGTGATTGTGTTGTTTTTGGTTGTGCACTTATCTTGGATAAGACAGAATCTTCATATGCTTGGATTTTTGAGACATGGCTGACAGCAATGGATAAGCGGCTGCCATTTTCATTTACAACAGATGAAGGCAAAACAATGACAGAGACAGTTGCCAAAGTATTTCCTCAATGTTTCCATCGTCTTTGTAGATGGCGAGTtctttctaaatgcaggaagaaattgtctgatgcctacatgagatttcCTGAGCTCCATAATGAGTTAAAGAGATGTGTCAACGAGTGTGATACCATGCCTGTTTTTGACATGTTCTGGGGTTCTATTCTCGACAAGTATGGTCTGAGGGAGAATACTTGGTTGCAATCACTATTTGAAGCAAGACATAAATGGGTTCCTGCATACCTGACAGGCTCCTTCTTTGCAGAATTGTCACTGACTCGTAGAGCGGAAACAATCAGTAGGTTTTATAGGAATAACTTCAGTACAAGAGCTCCCCTCCTTTCTTTTATCACTACATTTGATCAACACATAGACAGATTGTATATGAATGAAGCTCAGAAAGATCTTGCCTCGTTTCCTCCTGAACAACTTCTGAAAACCAATTCAATCTTGGAAAAACAAGCAGCGAGCATCTACACCAGGGTTGCATTTGAATTTTTCCAAACAGAGTTGATTGAATCGCTGCATCACTATGCTGTGAAGGTTCAGGAAAGCCCTTATGAAGCCAAGTACTATGTCGAAAGAGACGGTGATCCTCCTACCAGGCACACTGTTGTCTACAATGTTGCCGAGAAGAAGGCTTGGTGTGACTGCTGCAGGTTTGCTTTCTCGGCGATATTGTGCAGGCATGTGCTGGGAGTATTCATCTTGGCTGACATCGACATGATTCCGGAGCCATGCATCACGAAGCGATGGACGAAAAAGGCGAAGACAGGGCCAGTGTTTGTTGGACGCATCCTTGTAGATGAAATCCGGCATGCAGATTCTGTGACTTCGAGGTTCAGTGATCTCGTTCGTGACGCGATGAGGTGTGGAGAGAAGGGAGCTCTATCAGAAGGCTCCTTCAAATTTGCAAAGGAAGTACTGCACAAAGCCTATAGAGAAATAGATAAACTGACCAAGGCTGGTCCCCAGCAAGTTGGCAACAGATAG